One Luteibacter sp. 9135 DNA segment encodes these proteins:
- a CDS encoding sensor histidine kinase — MSAASDDTAPVPRPPSAPLPDFCSLPVLFALLVVGALTVTLMWLAPGSRGDLGDYGTAVLFTSWLAVLLTVALCKLTPWMQRLPGLLPYAAVWLLLVLLVGVSAAVIGWVDHSIHTGMTPVSRVRFVRDASIATGLLGAGLLRYFYVVAQWQVRVAAAAQAQVAALQARIRPHFLFNSMNAVAALIRVDPDAAERTVENLAELFRAALGTDHESLGTLGEEWMLVDRYLDIEALRLGDRLHVERAIDVPVDLPLPRLLLQPLVENAVRHGIQPSRHGGRIRLAGHRVPGGVEIVIENTLPGSSANPGTGHGLRNVRERVAHHFGQRASVRTERHDDRFVVTVFLPEPGQRLLPRRASWTR, encoded by the coding sequence ATGTCCGCCGCTTCCGACGACACCGCCCCGGTTCCGCGCCCGCCATCGGCGCCGCTGCCCGATTTCTGCAGCCTGCCGGTGCTGTTCGCGTTGCTGGTGGTCGGTGCGCTCACCGTCACGCTGATGTGGCTGGCGCCCGGCAGCCGGGGCGACCTCGGCGACTACGGCACGGCGGTGCTCTTCACCAGCTGGCTGGCGGTGCTGCTGACCGTGGCCCTGTGCAAGCTGACCCCCTGGATGCAACGGCTGCCCGGCCTGCTGCCGTATGCCGCCGTGTGGCTGCTGCTGGTGCTGCTCGTCGGCGTGAGCGCCGCGGTGATCGGCTGGGTGGACCACAGCATCCACACCGGCATGACCCCGGTCTCCCGCGTGCGCTTCGTCCGTGATGCCAGCATCGCCACCGGCCTGCTCGGGGCGGGGCTGCTTCGCTATTTCTACGTGGTGGCGCAGTGGCAGGTGCGCGTGGCCGCCGCCGCGCAGGCGCAGGTCGCCGCCTTGCAGGCGCGCATCCGGCCCCATTTCCTGTTCAACAGCATGAACGCGGTGGCCGCCCTGATCCGGGTCGATCCGGACGCCGCCGAGCGCACGGTGGAAAACCTGGCCGAACTGTTCCGCGCGGCGCTGGGCACCGATCACGAGTCCCTCGGTACGCTGGGCGAGGAGTGGATGCTGGTGGATCGCTACCTGGATATCGAAGCGCTGCGCCTGGGCGACCGCCTGCACGTCGAACGCGCCATCGATGTCCCGGTCGACCTGCCGCTGCCACGCCTGTTGCTGCAACCGCTGGTGGAAAATGCGGTCCGCCACGGTATCCAGCCCAGCCGCCATGGCGGGCGCATTCGCCTCGCCGGGCATCGCGTGCCCGGCGGGGTGGAAATCGTCATCGAAAACACGTTGCCCGGGTCGTCCGCCAACCCCGGCACGGGGCACGGGTTGCGCAATGTCCGCGAGCGGGTGGCCCACCATTTCGGACAACGCGCCAGCGTACGCACGGAACGCCATGACGACAGGTTCGTCGTCACGGTGTTCCTCCCGGAGCCCGGTCAGCGGTTGCTTCCCCGCCGCGCTAGTTGGACTCGCTGA
- a CDS encoding alpha/beta hydrolase — protein MLPTVEKETGPSPTWTVLWLHGLGADGNDFAPIVPELVDPSWPPIRFVFPHAPVRPVTVNNGVPMRAWYDIKGVSIADKQDAEGIHASIHEVDALIAREVERGVPADHIILAGFSQGGAMTLCAGLRHGEALAGLLVLSAYLPLADTLEAERSDANRSTPLFWGHGSADSVVPMALAEHSRQALEALGHHVEWHSYPMAHQVSLPEIADIRAWLGQRFVAR, from the coding sequence ATGCTCCCCACTGTCGAGAAGGAAACCGGCCCGTCGCCCACCTGGACGGTCCTCTGGCTGCACGGGCTCGGCGCCGATGGCAACGACTTCGCGCCCATCGTGCCCGAGCTGGTCGATCCGTCCTGGCCCCCCATCCGCTTCGTCTTCCCGCACGCCCCGGTGCGCCCGGTCACGGTGAACAACGGCGTGCCGATGCGGGCGTGGTACGACATCAAGGGCGTGTCCATCGCGGATAAACAGGATGCCGAGGGCATCCATGCGTCGATCCACGAGGTGGATGCGCTGATCGCACGTGAGGTCGAGCGCGGGGTGCCGGCCGACCACATCATCCTTGCCGGTTTCTCGCAGGGCGGCGCCATGACCCTCTGCGCCGGCCTGCGCCACGGAGAGGCGCTGGCCGGCCTGCTCGTTCTGTCGGCCTACCTGCCCCTGGCGGATACGCTGGAAGCGGAACGCAGCGACGCGAACCGCTCCACGCCCCTTTTCTGGGGCCACGGTAGCGCCGACTCCGTCGTGCCGATGGCACTGGCCGAACACTCGCGACAGGCGCTCGAAGCACTGGGCCACCACGTGGAGTGGCACAGCTACCCCATGGCCCACCAGGTCAGCCTGCCGGAGATCGCGGACATTCGTGCCTGGCTGGGGCAGCGCTTCGTCGCCCGCTGA
- a CDS encoding TonB-dependent receptor: MALVVTMAAAPCSAVAGESSPPRAFHIAAGKLDDVLQAFTRDSGIELLYPADTVHTLDSPGVTAVTTDRDALDRLLRGTGLAVVPAGERAFVLRASPLGIHPLPAPLRPTKAPVTVPLEPVEVTGTHIRRTEMETASPVTVISREQIDRGGYETLYDLLRAQPGLRVVNAGVGVSNVALFQNNGLAGATGASSVDLRGLGSYATLVLVDGHRLAGYGLAQDDLGTVTDLNGIPLAMVDHVDILRDGASAIYGSDAMAGVINIVLRKKLDGVRASLATGLSTRGDALQRRVSASLGGRLGEHGNLLLMVDSLDRAPTLGRDRAWSRPAQAATASNGPEAADDFYLQGAQLRSQAADCTGPIPTGDSRCVDASSAQTTVQTGMRSHAMYLHADRTIGEVQAYADLRWTSQKQRQQTAPLKYNVVLPAGTSDNPDDASRIFYGYRFDDVGPVRDVTTSDTYVFTTGLRGPWGDGDWHVDVDGQRGSYDDYLGGLLPSDSLTRALDDGSYQLKRRNAPSLLTTLSPTANRHASSARDALHFQTTHPLATLAGGPLVVTAGAEVASDRLDDRPDALLTSGRVFQFVSPSDRSASRWTTSAYAEANAPLTSRLEAGLAWRVDRSEGYGNAFSPKATLRWNVTGTLTARATWARGYRAPATLDLSRASPSYPNGFLLDVPDSLLPCRVLAVPTTDANTCYLTMSTVRNRDLRPETSHSHTLGLVWAPSPAASLALDYFALRRDHEIDSLPLSYALTHPEAYPQAFGRDASGELTGLRQQWVNLGHTSARTLDVDGEFRLVDRPAWGVDLKVTGSYLWQLDRQTFDGTPVAQGAGYASQPRWTGLAEVVLHTGDWTVSANARYTGRYRNAQSSIDPLGCETDGGTAVHCSTPDFILVDAGLAYRGVPRWTFALNLHNVFDHAPVYYGSPGIAYNPLFDDVIGRAWLGTVSFRL, translated from the coding sequence ATGGCCCTGGTCGTGACCATGGCGGCTGCCCCGTGTTCCGCGGTTGCCGGGGAATCGTCCCCGCCGCGCGCTTTCCATATCGCCGCGGGCAAACTGGACGATGTGCTACAGGCGTTCACGCGCGACAGCGGCATCGAGTTGCTGTATCCCGCCGACACGGTGCATACCCTGGACAGCCCGGGCGTCACCGCCGTCACCACCGATCGCGACGCCTTGGATCGCCTGCTCCGCGGTACCGGCCTGGCCGTGGTGCCCGCGGGCGAACGGGCCTTCGTCCTGCGCGCCAGTCCGCTCGGTATCCATCCGCTACCCGCGCCGCTGCGGCCCACTAAGGCGCCCGTCACCGTTCCGCTGGAACCGGTGGAGGTCACCGGCACCCATATCCGTCGCACCGAGATGGAAACGGCGTCGCCCGTCACCGTGATCAGCCGCGAGCAGATCGATCGCGGCGGCTACGAAACCCTCTACGACCTGCTTCGCGCGCAGCCCGGTCTGCGCGTGGTGAACGCGGGCGTGGGCGTGTCCAACGTCGCGCTGTTCCAGAACAACGGACTGGCCGGCGCCACCGGCGCGTCGTCCGTGGACCTGCGTGGCCTGGGCTCGTACGCCACGCTGGTGCTGGTGGACGGGCACCGGCTGGCAGGTTACGGACTGGCGCAGGACGATCTGGGTACGGTCACCGACCTCAACGGCATACCGCTGGCCATGGTGGATCACGTGGACATCCTGCGCGACGGCGCCTCGGCCATCTACGGCTCCGACGCCATGGCCGGCGTCATCAACATCGTGCTGCGCAAGAAGCTGGACGGCGTGCGCGCCTCGCTGGCCACGGGTCTTTCCACGCGCGGTGACGCCTTGCAGCGTCGCGTCTCGGCCAGCCTGGGCGGCCGCCTCGGCGAGCATGGCAACCTCCTGCTGATGGTGGACAGCCTCGACCGGGCACCCACGCTGGGTCGCGACCGTGCATGGAGCCGCCCGGCGCAGGCGGCGACGGCGTCGAACGGCCCCGAGGCGGCCGACGACTTCTACCTGCAGGGAGCGCAGCTGCGCTCGCAGGCGGCCGACTGCACGGGACCCATCCCGACGGGCGATAGCCGCTGCGTCGATGCATCGTCCGCGCAGACCACGGTGCAGACCGGCATGCGTAGCCACGCGATGTACCTGCATGCGGACCGGACGATCGGTGAGGTGCAGGCCTATGCGGATCTTCGCTGGACGTCGCAGAAGCAGCGCCAGCAGACCGCGCCGCTGAAGTACAACGTGGTGCTTCCCGCCGGCACATCGGACAATCCGGATGACGCCTCGCGCATTTTCTATGGCTATCGCTTCGACGACGTGGGGCCCGTGCGCGATGTCACCACGTCGGACACGTACGTGTTCACCACTGGCTTGCGTGGGCCATGGGGTGACGGCGACTGGCATGTCGATGTGGACGGGCAACGTGGTAGTTATGACGATTATCTGGGCGGATTATTGCCATCCGACAGCCTCACCCGTGCGCTGGACGACGGCAGCTACCAGCTGAAGCGACGCAACGCCCCGTCGCTGCTCACCACCCTGTCACCCACGGCGAACCGCCATGCAAGCAGCGCGCGCGATGCCCTGCATTTCCAGACGACCCACCCGCTGGCGACTCTGGCGGGCGGCCCGCTCGTGGTCACGGCCGGCGCGGAAGTCGCCAGCGATCGCCTCGACGACCGACCGGATGCGCTGCTGACCTCCGGCCGGGTGTTCCAGTTCGTGAGTCCGAGCGATCGCTCCGCCAGCCGCTGGACCACATCGGCTTATGCGGAAGCCAATGCACCGCTGACGTCGCGGCTGGAAGCCGGCCTGGCCTGGCGGGTCGACCGGTCCGAGGGCTACGGCAACGCGTTTTCGCCCAAGGCGACGCTACGCTGGAACGTGACCGGGACACTCACGGCGCGCGCGACATGGGCACGCGGCTACCGTGCGCCCGCCACCCTCGACCTCAGCCGTGCGTCGCCCAGCTACCCGAACGGGTTCCTGCTGGATGTGCCGGACAGCCTGCTGCCATGCCGGGTGCTGGCGGTGCCCACCACCGACGCCAACACCTGCTACCTGACGATGTCCACGGTACGTAACCGGGACCTGCGGCCGGAAACCTCCCACAGCCACACGCTCGGCCTGGTATGGGCCCCGTCGCCGGCGGCCAGCCTCGCGCTGGACTATTTCGCACTTCGCCGCGACCACGAGATCGACAGCCTGCCGTTGTCGTACGCCCTCACCCATCCGGAGGCGTACCCGCAAGCCTTCGGACGTGATGCGTCCGGTGAACTGACCGGGCTACGGCAACAATGGGTGAACCTGGGTCACACCAGCGCCCGCACCCTCGATGTGGACGGCGAGTTCCGACTGGTCGACCGACCGGCCTGGGGCGTGGACCTGAAAGTCACGGGCAGCTACCTGTGGCAGCTGGACCGGCAGACCTTCGATGGCACGCCCGTCGCCCAGGGTGCCGGCTACGCCTCGCAACCGCGCTGGACCGGCCTGGCCGAGGTCGTGCTGCACACGGGCGACTGGACCGTGTCCGCCAACGCGCGTTACACGGGCCGCTATCGCAATGCGCAGTCGTCGATCGACCCGCTGGGCTGCGAAACGGACGGCGGCACCGCCGTGCACTGTTCCACGCCGGACTTCATCCTCGTGGATGCGGGCCTTGCCTATCGCGGTGTGCCGCGCTGGACCTTCGCGCTCAACCTGCACAACGTGTTCGACCACGCCCCCGTCTACTACGGCTCCCCCGGTATCGCCTATAACCCGCTGTTCGACGATGTCATCGGCCGGGCCTGGTTGGGCACGGTATCGTTCCGGCTGTGA
- a CDS encoding FecR family protein, with product MTPSHTADIPDTAEGWVARLDAPHAGPAEAAAFDAWCARDPAHRPAYRAARQLHDMARRLRDNDMLRAASRRALRDTARRRTARRWWFGSAAVAAALLVALPAVWWYLRMPMVTADYATQTHIATVTLPDGTRMVMDAGTQAAIRFDGGLRQVLLERGRAQFQVGKAEAPFEVRAGDVRVHDIGTTFQVDRSDAGTRVALLEGQVMVSDARLPATRTLTHSQSVRVAADGHLDETLPLDTAEAEGWTNGRLVFRGERLADLLATMNRYASRRITLANAGMGDLRVSGSFHAGDQDALVSALVTGWQLRPERLGDGTVVLHDGAPAVLR from the coding sequence ATGACACCCTCACATACAGCGGATATTCCCGACACGGCCGAAGGCTGGGTAGCCCGGCTGGACGCGCCGCACGCGGGTCCGGCGGAAGCCGCGGCGTTCGACGCCTGGTGCGCGCGCGACCCGGCCCACCGGCCGGCCTACCGTGCCGCGCGCCAGCTGCATGACATGGCGCGTCGCCTGCGCGACAACGATATGCTGCGCGCGGCTTCGCGCAGGGCCCTGCGCGATACGGCACGGCGGCGGACGGCGCGGCGCTGGTGGTTCGGCAGCGCGGCGGTGGCCGCCGCGTTGCTGGTGGCGCTGCCCGCCGTGTGGTGGTACCTGCGCATGCCGATGGTCACCGCCGATTACGCCACGCAGACCCACATCGCCACGGTGACGCTGCCCGACGGCACACGCATGGTGATGGATGCCGGCACGCAAGCTGCCATCCGGTTCGACGGGGGGTTGCGCCAGGTGCTGCTCGAGCGGGGGCGCGCCCAGTTCCAGGTCGGGAAGGCCGAGGCGCCCTTCGAGGTGCGCGCGGGCGACGTGCGCGTGCACGACATCGGGACCACGTTCCAGGTGGACCGGAGCGATGCCGGCACGCGTGTCGCGCTGCTGGAGGGTCAGGTGATGGTGTCCGATGCGCGGCTGCCGGCCACGCGCACGCTCACCCACAGCCAATCCGTGCGCGTGGCGGCGGACGGCCACCTGGACGAGACGCTGCCCCTGGATACCGCCGAGGCCGAAGGCTGGACCAACGGCCGGCTGGTCTTTCGCGGCGAGCGACTGGCCGACCTGCTGGCCACGATGAACCGTTACGCGTCGCGCCGGATCACCCTTGCCAACGCCGGCATGGGCGACCTGCGCGTCAGCGGCAGTTTTCACGCCGGCGACCAGGATGCCCTGGTCAGTGCGCTGGTGACGGGCTGGCAGTTGCGGCCCGAGCGACTCGGCGACGGCACGGTGGTGCTGCACGATGGCGCCCCCGCGGTGCTGCGCTGA
- a CDS encoding RNA polymerase sigma factor yields the protein MTAEERQAGMAFDQFVREQRAPLAGFLRHRVATEDEAQEVAQESFVRLIRYRDEPPESWPALLYRIAVNVITDRGRRAQSHRASHHVDVDIYAEAIAAPGPDPGQALDTLRALEEVQRALMCLPSRCRDIYLLNRIEGMSYTEVAVHCGISVKAVEKHIGKALVLLRKQVGHHLSSVVSQA from the coding sequence GTGACCGCTGAGGAACGCCAGGCCGGGATGGCCTTCGACCAGTTCGTACGCGAACAGCGTGCGCCGCTGGCGGGCTTCCTGCGCCATCGTGTCGCCACCGAGGACGAAGCCCAGGAAGTGGCGCAGGAGAGTTTCGTGCGCCTGATCCGCTACCGGGATGAACCGCCGGAGTCGTGGCCGGCGCTGCTGTATCGCATCGCCGTGAACGTCATCACCGATCGCGGGCGGCGGGCGCAGTCGCACCGTGCGTCTCACCATGTAGATGTGGATATCTATGCCGAGGCCATCGCGGCCCCGGGGCCCGATCCGGGTCAGGCCCTGGATACGCTGCGTGCGCTGGAGGAAGTGCAGCGCGCCCTGATGTGCCTGCCATCCCGCTGTCGCGACATCTACCTGCTCAACCGCATCGAAGGCATGAGTTATACGGAAGTGGCGGTGCATTGCGGCATCTCCGTCAAGGCCGTCGAAAAGCACATCGGCAAGGCCCTGGTCCTTCTTCGTAAGCAAGTCGGGCATCACCTCTCATCCGTGGTTTCGCAAGCATGA
- a CDS encoding prolyl oligopeptidase family serine peptidase, with amino-acid sequence MRAFVPRLLAVSLFVACGAHAATPATANPPPATPKHMVSETLAGQPVNDPYRWLENPDAPDVKQWIDAQNAYTEATIGAMPLAKALSARVRELAITSTTRSSPTLAGGTLFYFENTPPQAQPLLVAKAWPDGPTRTLVDPNQGDGNTAITEYWPSPSGRYLAYGTAEGGSELTTIHVLDTATGKALPDLMPLAGGGTTPQALAWDADEKGVTYARFEAPAKGQPLREFDAVLAHHTLGQPATADHLVFGKGYSHVAEYILLEGKGGASTALLANEGDGGPAEVYLRRGTGTFQRVLGREADARSAAWVGDRLVVASFAGAPRGKLVAIGADGKATDLLAQGEGAIQHVSALGNGFLVVRSAGPDWWADQYDGKAGFVRRVPLPPNGITIGGVASEAGQNKALLSYAGWTTPTHWVEYDGASGALKTVFEVKAAADYSKVKVSRIDGVSKDGTKIPVTVIAMEGTTPNGKRPTILYSYGGFGLPVTPVFVGANLAWLERGGVLAYANIRGGNEFGEAWHAQGQKQNKQNVFDDFFAASQALLDTKWTDRAHLGILGGSNGGLLMGAALTQHPEQYRAVVGAVGIYDVPRHMTAFANGPYNVSEYGSTTDPVVARAMLAYSPLHNVKPGTKYPAVLLATGANDPRVAPWQSRKFAAALQDATTSGQPVLLLTRMNAGHGIGAPFSQRVGNAALQLTFFATELGLGE; translated from the coding sequence ATGCGCGCCTTCGTTCCCCGACTGCTTGCCGTCAGCCTCTTCGTCGCCTGTGGCGCCCACGCGGCCACCCCGGCGACCGCCAACCCGCCGCCGGCCACACCGAAGCACATGGTCTCGGAGACCCTGGCGGGTCAGCCGGTCAACGATCCGTACCGCTGGCTGGAAAACCCCGATGCGCCGGACGTGAAGCAGTGGATCGACGCGCAGAACGCCTACACCGAAGCCACCATCGGCGCGATGCCGCTGGCCAAGGCCCTCAGCGCACGGGTGCGCGAACTGGCCATCACGTCCACCACGCGCAGTTCGCCGACCCTGGCTGGCGGCACGCTGTTCTATTTCGAGAACACGCCGCCGCAGGCGCAGCCGCTGCTGGTGGCCAAGGCCTGGCCGGATGGCCCGACCCGCACGCTGGTCGATCCCAACCAGGGCGATGGCAACACCGCCATCACCGAGTACTGGCCCTCGCCGAGCGGCCGCTACCTGGCCTACGGCACGGCCGAGGGCGGTAGCGAGCTGACCACCATCCACGTGCTGGACACCGCGACCGGCAAGGCGCTGCCCGACCTCATGCCGCTGGCCGGCGGCGGTACCACCCCGCAGGCGCTGGCCTGGGACGCCGACGAAAAGGGCGTCACCTATGCGCGCTTCGAGGCACCGGCCAAGGGTCAGCCGTTGCGCGAGTTCGACGCCGTGCTGGCCCACCATACGCTCGGCCAGCCCGCCACGGCCGACCACCTGGTGTTCGGCAAGGGCTATTCGCACGTGGCCGAATACATCCTGCTGGAAGGCAAGGGCGGCGCCTCGACCGCGCTGCTCGCCAACGAAGGCGACGGCGGCCCCGCCGAGGTCTACCTGCGCCGGGGTACCGGCACGTTCCAGCGCGTGCTGGGTCGCGAGGCCGACGCACGCTCGGCCGCCTGGGTAGGCGATCGTCTGGTCGTCGCCAGCTTTGCCGGCGCGCCGCGCGGCAAGCTGGTCGCCATTGGCGCGGACGGCAAGGCCACCGACCTGCTCGCCCAGGGCGAGGGCGCCATCCAGCACGTCTCCGCGCTGGGCAACGGCTTCCTCGTGGTCCGCAGCGCCGGTCCGGACTGGTGGGCCGACCAGTACGACGGCAAGGCCGGTTTCGTGCGCCGCGTGCCCCTGCCGCCCAATGGCATCACCATCGGCGGCGTGGCCTCCGAGGCCGGCCAGAACAAGGCCCTGCTCAGTTATGCCGGCTGGACCACGCCCACGCACTGGGTGGAGTACGACGGCGCCAGCGGCGCCCTGAAGACCGTCTTCGAGGTGAAGGCAGCGGCCGACTACTCGAAGGTGAAAGTGTCACGCATCGACGGCGTGTCGAAAGATGGCACGAAGATTCCCGTGACCGTCATCGCCATGGAGGGCACCACGCCCAATGGCAAGCGTCCGACCATCCTCTACAGCTACGGCGGCTTCGGGCTGCCGGTCACGCCGGTTTTCGTCGGCGCCAACCTCGCCTGGCTGGAGCGCGGCGGCGTGCTGGCCTATGCGAACATCCGCGGTGGCAACGAGTTCGGCGAGGCCTGGCACGCCCAGGGCCAGAAGCAGAACAAGCAGAACGTGTTCGACGATTTCTTCGCGGCGTCGCAGGCGCTGCTGGATACGAAGTGGACCGATCGCGCTCACCTGGGCATCCTGGGCGGTAGCAACGGTGGCCTGCTGATGGGCGCAGCGCTCACGCAGCACCCGGAGCAGTACCGTGCCGTGGTCGGCGCCGTGGGTATCTACGATGTGCCACGCCATATGACCGCCTTCGCCAACGGCCCCTACAACGTCAGCGAGTACGGCAGCACCACCGACCCGGTCGTCGCCCGCGCCATGCTGGCCTATTCACCGCTGCACAACGTCAAGCCGGGCACGAAGTATCCGGCCGTGCTGCTGGCTACCGGCGCCAACGACCCGCGCGTGGCACCGTGGCAATCGCGCAAGTTCGCCGCCGCGTTGCAGGACGCCACCACCTCGGGCCAGCCGGTGTTGCTGCTGACCCGGATGAACGCAGGCCACGGCATCGGCGCGCCCTTCAGCCAGCGTGTCGGCAACGCCGCGCTGCAGCTGACGTTCTTCGCCACCGAGCTGGGCCTGGGCGAATAA
- the kdpF gene encoding K(+)-transporting ATPase subunit F yields the protein MSLIYIVATAIAVALTGYLCVALLKPEWFE from the coding sequence ATGTCCCTCATCTACATCGTGGCCACGGCCATCGCGGTCGCCCTGACCGGCTACCTCTGCGTGGCCCTGCTCAAGCCGGAGTGGTTCGAATGA
- the kdpA gene encoding potassium-transporting ATPase subunit KdpA has translation MTANGMLQMALFFAVLLALVKPVGQYMALVFSDEPNRVTRFGGGIERFLYRLAGIRADEDMRWTRYAIAMLVFNVAGLAIVYLLQRTQQWLPLNPQHFAAVSPDSAMNTAISFASNTNWQGYAGESTMSYLTQALGLSVQNFLSAATGIAVLIAVVRGFSRRAAAAVGNFWVDVTRATLYVLLPFSLVLALLLVSQGVVQNLATYVDVTTLQHGTQTLPMGPAASQIAIKMLGTNGGGFFNANSAHPFENPTPFSNFLQMLSIFLIPASLCYTFGRMVGDRRQGWAILATMMLIFVPLAVGLVAAEQAGNPVLHGLAIDAQASATQAGGNMEGKETRFGIAGSGLFAAITTAASCGAVNAMHDSLTPLGGLVPMWLMQLGEVIFGGVGSGLYGMLAFAVVAVFIAGLMVGRTPEYLGKKIEAYEMKMASLAVLLPCALVVIGTAVAVMSPAGVAGVSNPGAHGFSEMLYAVSSASNNNGSAFGGLSANTPFWNVLLGICMFLARFPLAIAMLAMAGSLAAKRHVPASTGTLPTHTPLFVALLACVVIVVGALTFLPALALGPIAEQLMSATGP, from the coding sequence ATGACCGCCAACGGCATGCTCCAGATGGCTCTTTTCTTCGCCGTGCTGCTCGCCCTGGTCAAGCCGGTGGGCCAGTACATGGCCCTGGTCTTCTCCGACGAGCCCAACCGGGTCACCCGATTCGGCGGTGGCATCGAGCGTTTCCTGTATCGCCTGGCCGGTATCCGCGCCGACGAGGACATGCGCTGGACGCGCTACGCCATCGCCATGCTGGTGTTCAACGTGGCAGGCCTGGCCATCGTCTACCTGCTGCAGCGCACGCAGCAGTGGTTGCCGCTGAACCCGCAGCATTTCGCGGCCGTCTCGCCCGATTCGGCGATGAACACCGCCATCAGCTTCGCCAGCAACACCAACTGGCAGGGCTATGCCGGCGAGTCGACCATGAGCTACCTCACCCAGGCGCTCGGCCTGTCGGTGCAGAACTTCCTCTCGGCGGCCACCGGCATTGCCGTGCTCATCGCCGTGGTCCGTGGCTTCAGCCGCCGCGCCGCCGCGGCCGTGGGCAACTTCTGGGTCGATGTGACCCGGGCCACCCTCTACGTGCTGCTGCCGTTCTCGCTGGTACTGGCGCTGCTGCTGGTGTCGCAGGGCGTGGTACAGAACCTGGCCACCTACGTGGATGTCACCACGCTGCAGCACGGTACGCAGACCCTGCCGATGGGGCCGGCCGCCTCGCAGATCGCCATCAAGATGCTCGGCACCAACGGCGGCGGTTTCTTCAACGCCAATTCGGCGCACCCGTTCGAGAACCCCACGCCGTTCTCCAACTTCCTGCAGATGCTGTCGATCTTCCTGATCCCCGCATCGCTCTGCTACACGTTCGGCCGCATGGTCGGCGACCGTCGCCAGGGCTGGGCCATCCTGGCCACCATGATGCTGATCTTCGTGCCGCTGGCCGTGGGCCTGGTGGCCGCGGAACAGGCCGGCAACCCGGTACTGCACGGCTTGGCCATCGATGCGCAGGCCTCGGCCACCCAGGCCGGCGGCAACATGGAAGGCAAGGAAACCCGCTTCGGCATCGCCGGCTCCGGCCTGTTCGCGGCAATCACCACGGCCGCGTCGTGCGGCGCGGTCAATGCGATGCACGATTCGCTCACCCCGCTGGGCGGCCTGGTGCCGATGTGGTTGATGCAGCTGGGTGAGGTGATCTTCGGCGGCGTCGGCTCCGGCCTGTACGGCATGCTGGCCTTCGCCGTGGTCGCCGTGTTCATCGCAGGGCTGATGGTCGGCCGCACGCCGGAATACCTCGGCAAGAAGATCGAGGCCTACGAGATGAAGATGGCCAGTCTGGCCGTGCTGTTGCCCTGCGCCCTGGTGGTGATCGGCACCGCGGTGGCGGTGATGTCACCCGCTGGTGTGGCCGGCGTGTCCAACCCGGGCGCGCACGGTTTTAGCGAAATGCTCTATGCGGTCAGCTCGGCGTCGAACAACAACGGCAGCGCCTTCGGCGGACTCTCGGCCAACACGCCCTTCTGGAACGTGCTGCTCGGTATCTGCATGTTCCTGGCGCGCTTTCCGCTGGCCATCGCCATGCTGGCCATGGCCGGGTCGCTCGCCGCCAAGCGTCACGTCCCCGCATCCACCGGCACCCTGCCGACGCATACGCCGCTGTTCGTCGCGCTGCTGGCCTGCGTCGTCATCGTCGTCGGCGCGCTTACCTTCCTTCCGGCACTGGCCCTCGGGCCCATCGCCGAACAACTGATGTCCGCCACGGGCCCCTGA